One part of the Marmota flaviventris isolate mMarFla1 chromosome 4, mMarFla1.hap1, whole genome shotgun sequence genome encodes these proteins:
- the LOC139705445 gene encoding E3 ubiquitin-protein ligase MARCHF5 → MPDQALQQMLDRSCWVCFATDEDDRTAEWVRPCRCRGSTKWVHQACLQRWVDEKQRGNSTARVACPQCNAEYLIVFPKLGPVVYVLDLADRLISKACPFAAAGIMVGSIYWTAVTYGAVTVMQVVGHKEGLDVMERADPLFLLIGLPTIPVMLILGKMIRWEDYVLRLWRKYSNKLQILNSIFPGIGCPVPRIPAEANPLADHVSATRILCGALVFPTIATIVGKLMFSSVNSNLQRTILGGIAFVAIKGAFKVYFKQQQYLRQAHRKILNYPEQEEA, encoded by the coding sequence ATGCCGGACCAAGCCTTACAGCAGATGCTGGACAGAAGTTGCTGGGTTTGTTTTGCCACTGATGAAGATGATAGAACAGCTGAATGGGTGAGACCATGCAGGTGCCGAGGATCTACCAAATGGGTTCATCAGGCCTGTCTGCAGCGCTGGGTTGatgaaaaacaaagaggaaacagTACAGCCAGAGTGGCATGTCCTCAGTGCAATGCTGAATACTTAATAGTTTTTCCAAAGTTGGGTCCAGTTGTTTATGTCTTGGATCTTGCAGATAGACTGATCTCAAAAGCTTGTCCATTTGCTGCAGCAGGAATAATGGTTGGCTCTATCTATTGGACAGCTGTGACTTACGGAGCAGTAACAGTGATGCAGGTTGTAGGCCATAAAGAAGGGCTGGATGTTATGGAGAGAGCTgatcctttatttcttttaattggaCTTCCTACTATTCCTGTCATGCTGATATTAGGCAAGATGATTCGCTGGGAGGATTATGTGCTTAGACTATGGCGCAAATACTCAAATAAACTACAAATTTTGAACAGTATATTTCCAGGGATTGGTTGTCCTGTTCCCCGAATTCCAGCCGAAGCTAATCCTTTAGCAGATCATGTCTCTGCTACCCGAATTTTGTGTGGAGCCCTTGTCTTTCCTACTATTGCGACAATAGTTGGTAAACTGATGTTCAGTAGTGTTAACTCTAATTTACAAAGGACAATCTTGGGTGGAATTGCTTTTGTTGCCATAAAAGGAGCATTTAAGGTTTACTTCAAACAGCAGCAATATTTACGTCAGGCACACCGCAAAATTCTAAATTATCCAGAGCAAGAAGAAGCATAA